TAGTGCAGCCAACATAAAAGCCTATTTTCGaagtctttaaaaataaaaagttgcgtaatatttataaacaaaacaataacaattcaggtcaaaatatttaaattcgcgtaaacaaaaaagaaaaataaaataatggaacATTTCACCGAAAGAGGGAGGAACCACGGAATTTAAAACCGAATAGATATTGAATcactgtttttttaattgtaccaTCAGCTTCAATGgtataatcataataattttcaatgtacatatttacCCATCATAGGGATAGCCATAGGACTAAGAGCAGGAAAGTCATCaagaaaatgatttatttcatttattactagTGCAGTGTAGTCCCCAACACCTTAGAATAAAGCCATTCTATGAGATAGAAAGAGAaaaattcccatgggaaagagttcccatggttgtcgttaAAGACGTCTAAGGGTCTGACATTGTCAatcccataagggataaagacatgattatatgtatgaatgaatttgTAGTATAAGGTAATGAATTTGTAGTATAAGGTACATTTCTagaacttgtgttacgaaatactaactcaacaacacaatattttatagtaaatacttCTATAGATAcgcatccaagacccaggccaattagaaaaagttagtTACTCACGATAACTCTTTTCTTTAAACAATGAAACTTATTACTTGTagcattattttaagtttcccattattcttttcaaaaaatttaatgtcatAATTTTGAAGAATCAGCTATTCGCTTCAGTCAGGGTATTCCTTTTTGATTGGAGCTAGTATTATCTACTTTTAAAGAATATTCCATTTTATTCTCATCTCATCAAATACGCCTTAAGTCTTTGGAAGACAAATACAGCCAACTTCCGTTGCCATAATTAACGATATAGAATCAATAAAGTAAAGATAACAGCTAGTCATCtcatagatatataaatttcaagtagttgtttttgtttgacCGTCGCACTCCTATTAAATTTCTTGTGAATAAGATCGGTCATTATGTCCTCTTTAAGGAGGACCCTAGGGTCTGCCTGTATCCATGGAGCCCCATTTACATCGGCTCAATACCGTGaggtaaaatatacatacacacatacgtatggtcacgtctatgtcccttgcgcggtagacagagccaatagaattgagatacaaatagtgacaggttgttagcccgccgcctaaaaaagaatcccaagttagttaacctatcccttagtcgccttttacgacatccatgggaaagagatggagtggtcctattcttttttctattggtgccgggaaccacacgccacaaaaaaaatacaccttAGTAGGATTCCAACTCTTCTTGTTTACGAGACGGCAACTTTAGTTTCTGCCGCCGACGCTCCTCGCACATTATCCAGTTACGAAATTGGGACAAACAAGGGCCATGAGTGATGACATGCAACGCCACAGCATTCACAAAACTTTACCAAATTCACGTAACTACCAAGTCGAGTTCGTGAGACCGAAATTTCTACACTCAATAATTAACGAGTCGATCAATATACCAAATAACAAAAGCGAGCAAGCTTGGCACCGTTTTGACCGTCGAGTGGCGAAGTTTCACTGTTAAGAACTTTTAAAGGTGCTTCAATTCGCCGACGAATCTTTGACGTGTTTTTGAGTGTCAAAGAAATTATTCAGGGGCGGTGAACAGTTTTacgtgtaataaaattaaaatggaatTCTTGTTTTTGGGTAACAAAGCTGGTACATAATTAAGGAGGTTATTTTTGTGTGACTACGACGTATGCTATATCAAAATGTTCATTACATTGAgacatttaatttttggaTAAGCAATTAACTTTTACTGTggtattataagtatatatcaatataattaCGAGTACATAAAACACTGTAAACCTGTGTAATTCTTCTACTTTGTACAAAGAAATATCAATTAAGCGATGCTGAGACCGAATTATCTAAGCGCTCTCCAAATGATTCCGTATTGGTCctgttacttatatttatttacaaaaagtcCATCTAAAAAGTAAGTTGCTAAAATTCGGAAGGAATTCATAATTTAATCTCTTTCTTTCTCTCAACCAGCATTGTCCCCCAGggattcataatttattaacacCATACAATACGCggttaaaattgaaatgctTTTCAACGGAAGCCAGAACACCATCAAAACTTGGACAAGCAGGTAAGTAGTTCCAGGAAAACTTAACTGgataacattaattaaaaacgttGACTAGTTTAATCGTGTTTCGCTGCAAAACGGTAAGAACGAAGTTCTggataaactaaaaatatttgcttaaGAAAGAAGCGCGGACAACagttttataatggaattaacTTTGGAGTATTCTGTTCGGGAAAAGAAAAGAGAATATTTAATGGCACTGTGGAGAGGATTGATCGAGTCGGAAGATGATATGAGATGGAAAGAGTGATGAATTTGGATGAGacaaaaaagtatgcagggatcgtggaaaATACAAAGATAAAGGTATTGTATTACTCTTTCGGAGAAGAGGCGTGAGTTCTGATCTTATTTATGCGTCTTAGAAATCTTGCAAGGTGAATTAGAatgcttaattttaaaaatcttaccacaattttttgtttcttacttttaaaatgataaatgaaCTTGTACAATCTTTTTTTACTTGAAATCCAAATGGATCTAGAATATATTACGCAATTTTTGGGAAACCACAGAGATACGCGCACGAGAAACGAAGATCAGAAGCtagttttttgtaacaaagaTAAGTTGCATTGCGTGTTAGTATTTCAGCAAATCGCCGCCGTGTTATCCGAATTTCACTAAACTCACTGACTTAACACTCGCTAGATAGAGTGATTGAAGACTCAATATAAacaggtaaatatttatacaagaataaacccgacaacataaaaaaaattgtggcgtatgagaataggaccacttgaTATCGTttaaggcgacaaagggaaagCCTAATAAACATGGTAtccttcttgtaggcgataggttaACAACTtcttactatttgaatctaaattccaccATTAGGCCATACAATTAAACATGatctttcaaaactgttgactctatctCCCCTGCAGAGGGTAAAGCAAATTCTATCTAGGACACAAAAAACTGCATTTTCTATCTAGCAACTTAAAGAAATCGTTGGCTAAGTGAGAGAAACAACCAACTCCGGCCATAACTCAGCTAAGCTCCCTCATTATAGTCGTTACGGTAATGCCCGCGGCGGTGGCactgcattttttatttatctcccTTACAATGAGGTGAGATTTATGTGGGACTTCTTAATAGTTTAGTAGTACTTGACAGAATTTctgcgatttttttttcgtttacgAATATAATGTTATAGTAGGAAAAGGCAAGCCTTGGAGACGaagtcaaaaattataaaaacctgGGAGATCTTCTTCCTGCTGGCTTtattcccggttgcatcctcaccactctggagaggagcccggggtatgcctttgaccatggattctgaATTGAGAGGTTCTTTTGTTTATCTACATTCAGTTACCATAACAAGCGAGCCCGTCGGTTTGGGCATCCTTGACCTGGTGGCAATTAATCCTGAATTTCGTCTAgatgttaatataaattaaatttagattcTAGATTTAgatcttatataaataaaccgcAAGGTTTACGAAATCGATCGCTTGATAAAGATCAAAACTCTGATGAAGAACTAAAAGAAATTCTTTGACTTTCAAAAGACTGGCATGTTTACAAGCCAACAATAATAAGCTGGCCATTGACAAAGTGATGAGTAAAGTTTCAAAGCGAGGATTTGCAAAGCTCCTCCGTCGCAAAGGATTGATACTGTCGGTCGATCCGTATCGTTTGTCAAACGTTTTCGAGGGTGCGGTGTCGTATTTGGAAATTGCCAGCCTATATTCTAGACGAACatgccttttttttttttttttttttttttttttttttctccggAGGGGAAATCCTTTTAACGGACTGCCTcccgggtcttcacccgggagagtgtgggactcctggcatcTAATGTGTcagcctacccactaaaacccctccggTGCGCCCTTTTCGCCATTTTGAGGACATCATGGGATCGCATGGCATTTCACCACAATGCCCTCCAGCTCCCCTGTGCGACTTGCCAGAGACTCTTACCGTTTAGGCGACCAGTAAGTTGCTGGCCGCCCTTTTTACTTCAGTCAATGAGGCAGTAAGCGCGCGCGATATTGCGCACGCCTTCTGCCCCCCCGTCCCCGACGATGTAGGGGCGCGTTAGGATCTTGTTCACGCGCCCTCTCAGCGGCCTCCTTCTGCGAGATGACGTGCTCGCAGAAACAGACAACTGCCATCCATTTGATCTCGCTACACAGCATCGCTGCTATGACGCTGTGCAGCGAGAGATCTCTGGTCCCTAGGACGTCTATAAGATCAGCCCGCTCGTCTGACCACCTCGAACACTCTGCCAGAGTGTGTTGAGCCGTATCATCTGGCTCCCCACACTCATGGCAGGCCTCTGTGGCCTCCCTTCCGATTCTATGCAGGTAATGACCGAAGCAGCCATGCCCGGTCATTACctcagtcagtcagtctaAAAGTCACCTTGCCGTGGCGCCGGTCCAACCAGTTGTCAAACGATGGAAGGAGTGCCTCAATTGTACGCTGTCCAAACTCAGAGTTC
The Amyelois transitella isolate CPQ chromosome 12, ilAmyTran1.1, whole genome shotgun sequence DNA segment above includes these coding regions:
- the LOC132902326 gene encoding uncharacterized protein LOC132902326 — its product is MTGHGCFGHYLHRIGREATEACHECGEPDDTAQHTLAECSRWSDERADLIDVLGTRDLSLHSVIAAMLCSEIKWMAVVCFCEHVISQKEAAERAREQDPNAPLHRRGRGGRRRAQYRARLLPH